One segment of Panthera leo isolate Ple1 chromosome A3, P.leo_Ple1_pat1.1, whole genome shotgun sequence DNA contains the following:
- the TCF15 gene encoding transcription factor 15 has translation MAFALLRPVGAHVLYPDVRLLSEDEENRSESDASDQSFGCCEGLEAARRGPGPGGGRRAGGGAGPVVVVRQRQAANARERDRTQSVNTAFTALRTLIPTEPVDRKLSKIETLRLASSYIAHLANVLLLGDAADDGQPCFRAAGSAKSAVPAAPDGGRQPRSICTFCLSNQRKGGGRRDLGGSCLKVRGVAPLRVPRR, from the exons ATGGCGTTCGCGCTGCTGCGCCCCGTCGGCGCGCACGTGCTGTACCCGGACGTGCGGCTGCTGAGCGAGGACGAGGAGAACCGCAGCGAGAGCGACGCGTCCGACCAGTCGTTCGGCTGCTGCGAGGGCCTGGAGGCGGCGCGGCGCGGCCCGGGCcccgggggcgggcggcgggcgggcggcggcgcgggcccCGTGGTGGTGGTGCGACAGCGGCAGGCGGCCAACGCGCGGGAGCGGGACCGCACGCAGAGCGTGAACACGGCCTTCACGGCGCTGCGCACGCTCATCCCCACCGAGCCGGTGGACCGCAAGCTGTCCAAGATCGAGACGCTGCGCCTGGCGTCCAGCTACATCGCGCACCTGGCCAACGTGCTGCTGCTGGGGGACGCGGCCGACGACGGGCAGCCGTGCTTCCGGGCGGCCGGCAGTGCAAAGAGCGCGGTCCCCGCTGCCCCCGACGGCGGCCGCCAGCCGCGCTCCATCTGCACCTTCTGCCTCAGCAACCAGCGCAAAGGG GGTGGCCGTCGTGACCTGGGGGGCAGCTGCTTGAAGGTGAGGGGGGTAGCCCCCCTCCGAGTGCCACGGAGATGA